In one Drosophila gunungcola strain Sukarami chromosome 2R unlocalized genomic scaffold, Dgunungcola_SK_2 000004F, whole genome shotgun sequence genomic region, the following are encoded:
- the LOC128254281 gene encoding uncharacterized protein LOC128254281 produces MSKVLAAVFAFIAICFVLGNAAPAPPTQLLDAHTAIQKIIAAYNRIPGPSVVHPWEVAHVIDPNTFVAHF; encoded by the exons ATGTCGAAAGTCCTCGCCGCCGTTTTCGCTTTCATAGCCATCTGCTTTGTCCTTGGCAACGCCGCACCTGCCCCGCCCACACAGCTGCTGGACGCCCACACCGCCATCCAAAAGATAATCG CTGCTTACAACCGCATTCCAGGACCTTCGGTTGTTCATCCGTGGGAGGTGGCCCATGTGATTGACCCTAACACCTTTGTGGCCCACTTCTGA